From the Paramormyrops kingsleyae isolate MSU_618 chromosome 7, PKINGS_0.4, whole genome shotgun sequence genome, one window contains:
- the ubap1 gene encoding ubiquitin-associated protein 1: protein MAAKKSASDIHNNGPISYLEDVPFKINDKFKCPAKVGFPIGFCLPDWTPLLSDIQYDFSLERRSVQWGADLALARSAQHKAQQCAEADDGKAGEEAQDVESGGPGDRNRPGPPEGLEPRPPPPPALNPVLAGLSHNAILTPLPAPSRNPARPPSPTPPPPHSLNLADFEREEDPFDKLELKTLDDKEELRSILQQQSASPPDPPEPPQAKSHLVHKPDGLVGLLELDRDTERPCNIRSLTFPKLSDPENTASTRKGLPNGTPLTLLHRGPQKDTPPSHMHNGATKQVEPQTAPAPAPTPPALPCVTEPPSGKVTPCGLLLSLSPSERACVETLVGMGYSYEGVLKAMQRQGQNVEQVLDYLFIHGRLCERGFDSSTVEECLEMYQCSEEKALEFLQLMTRFGEMGFERDTIKEVLLVHNNDQDKALEDLMARAAAS, encoded by the exons ATGGCTGCAAAGAAGTCTGCATCAGACATTCACAATAATG GGCCCATCAGTTACCTGGAAGATGTTCCTTTTAAGATTAATGACAAGTTCAAGTGTCCTGCCAAAGTTGGGTTTCCTATTGGATTTTGTCTTCCAGACTGGACCCCACTGCTCTCGGATATACAA TACGACTTCTCACTGGAGCGGCGAAGCGTGCAGTGGGGCGCGGACCTGGCCCTGGCGAGGAGCGCCCAGCACAAAGCACAGCAGTGCGCTGAGGCCGACGACGGCAAGGCGGGAGAAGAGGCTCAGGACGTGGAGAGCGGGGGCCCCGGGGACAGGAATCGGCCCGGCCCTCCAGAAGGGCTGGAGCCacgcccaccaccaccacctgcGCTGAACCCGGTGCTGGCCGGTCTGAGCCACAATGCCATCCTGACTCCACTGCCTGCTCCCAGCCGGAACCCTGCCcggccccccagccccacgcccccacctccccacagCCTCAATCTGGCCGACTTTGAGCGCGAGGAAGACCCCTTCGACAAGCTAGAGCTCAAGACTCTGGACGACAAGGAGGAGCTACGCAGCATCTTGCAGCAACAGTCGGCGTCCCCCCCGGATCCCCCTGAACCACCCCAGGCTAAGTCCCACCTCGTGCACAAGCCTGATGGGCTGGTTGGCCTCCTGGAGCTGGATCGGGACACAGAGCGGCCCTGTAACATCCGCTCCCTCACTTTCCCTAAGCTGAGCGATCCCGAGAACACAGCCAGTACGCGCAAGGGGCTCCCTAATGGCACCCCGCTGACCCTGCTGCACAGGGGTCCACAGAAAGACACGCCCCCCAGTCACATGCACAATGGTGCAACCAAACAG GTTGAACCCCAGACAGCCCCAGCGccggcccccacccccccagccctcccaTGTGTCACCGAGCCACCCAGTGGCAAAGTGACCCCGTGTGGCTTGCTGCTCAGCCTGTCTCCCAGCGAGCGTGCCTGTGTGGAGACCTTGGTGGGCATGGGCTATTCCTACGAGGGTGTGCTGAAGGCCATGCAGAGGCAGGGTCAGAATGTGGAGCAG GTCCTGGACTACCTGTTCATCCATGGGCGTCTATGTGAGCGGGGCTTTGACTCCAGCACGGTGGAGGAATGCCTGGAGATGTACCAGTGTTCGGAGGAGAAG GCTTTAGAGTTCCTGCAGCTGATGACTCGCTTTGGGGAAATGGGCTTTGAAAGGGACACCATTAAGGAGGTGCTGCTGGTTCATAACAACGACCAGGACAAGGCGCTGGAGGACCTCATGGCTCGGGCAGCCGCCAGCTGA